Part of the Lolium rigidum isolate FL_2022 chromosome 6, APGP_CSIRO_Lrig_0.1, whole genome shotgun sequence genome, ACACCTATTTTTCTTATCGCCGGCGGGAACAGGCCGGCGACGGTAATgttttttgaaattaaaaaaagggtgcgccggcggtaatgtTTTTCGAAATTAAAAAAGGCCGATCTAGATGTAGATCGGGCTCGTCCTCAAATACTGTGGCTGTGTGCCGCCGTGTTGTCATCGTCGCGTCGGTGTAGGAGGCGTAGgatgaggaggccggaggtgcggtgtaggtggaggaggaggaggccaccggAGGAGGATgccagaggtggaggaggaggaggccaccgggggaggagggaggaggaggacgtcggtGGAGGAGTAGGAGGCCaccagaggaagaggatgaggccCAATGGTTGTTAGTGAGGAGAAAAGGAGGAAGagtaagaggaggaggagaaggagggaaAGAGGAGAAGTGACGAGGTAttgactcgtcaatgcctacggattgtagacttagggtttcgtgaaaaatagagggcaagtagaactCGAAGGTTGTCAGACAAACAATTGTGTCCAACTAAACAAAATACAGTGTCTAGGGTttgcaatgattcgatccttattTCGACCTCGGTGAAGCAGAGGCTTTTCCGTGCCATACCAGCACAGGATTATCGGGCCGTACTGGGCCTTTCTTTATATTGTTACAAGTTTCCTATACTAACTCTACTTTCTTAATCCgaacatcttcatcttccagggcctccaaagcttcgagtccatgggcCTTCGACTTCAATCATGGACCAAGGGTATATATGCGACATGCCccttaggcatacctatgtcaagaAGTGAGAAGGGAAAGATGTTGTTTTCCATATATACTATAAGCTACTGCCAGGGCACCACCATGCCCGTGCGCAGGCGacatcttttcctttttcttgagaTTTTGTCACCAAAATCGTAAACCTCAGAAAACTTTGTTTCTCTTTATTGAATTTTGGAGTCTTAAAAAATCACTAAACTCCCAGAGGGCGTTGATACTTTTTGATattaaaaagtttttcatcggaggtcgtatgcaaccagaaaaaccgGTTTACCGAAGCATGACCAAATTTTTCATAATatatgaaaattcaaatttgtaaatTTTCCTAACAACTAGAACACATAACTTGTgctcatctcgaaggattttattttttaattttttttacattttcttTCATAACTTGTCCCTCTCGAACCAAGCCTAGGCATATCGCCGGCGCGCCAAAACGGACGTGCCCCGGCGGTATGAAGTTATTATCGGCTCGCAGAAAAGGCCGTGCACCGGCGGCAAATACCACCGGCGTGCacttttttggtgcgccggtaGTAACCCTGGGCCTATATCCTGTTTCCTAGTAGTGAAAATTTTGCCGCGAAAATGACCAACCAGGTCCTACGCAACGCAGTTAGCGGGCGAGTGCGAGCCCATGACTGCAAAGAAGATTTGTGTTGGCTGGATCACGAACGGCGGCCGCAAAATCCAACCACCCTGATGACGGCGTGGActgaggtggtggtggcgagCAAGACGAAGACACACGAGCTAGCAGCGGGGATGGTTGCAGTGCCCGAGCTCCTCCGGCCGTGCAAAGAGAGTATAACAACACCAAAAAGAGGACTATCCTCCGGCAAGTAGCTAAAATGTGTGGGTTATAGGTTTAAACTACTTATAAGTGTTTGAGCTCTTGccgttatttggtcgctatgactatgtagaaatgatatggtttttaatgataaaaatacttctcttatgcaggttatcGACCGGTGCATGGCTTTACTTTGTTTATGGTAGTCTCTACATCGTGTGGAAGATCCTACTTATTTAtgaaggtgtctacacgattagaAAACACGAGAAATAATATTTTTATCCAACATGGATAACAGTGTAATCTTCAGATTGGAGCACCATCAACATAGGCACCTTCATTATCTTTTGGGGGATCTTTTGTGGTGTGCTGTTTCTAGTTatttctcttttgtttctttgGATTCGAGCGGCTGTGTGCATTCTAGTTATGAGAGATTAGATGTAATATTTAAACATTTTAAATAATTAAAATTCTCTTTACCACGAAATAAACTCAAATTGTTGGTACAATTTTTTTTATAAGGCGTACATGTCCACCAAGGAACATTATGAGTGATTTCAACATTATATGCACTCGTACCATATAGCCAGACGTCAAATTCCCGTGCTTTCCACTTGGTATATGGGAATCGAAAAGTCAGCCTAACAGAAATCCGTAATGACCATGCAGGCAGCATGCGCTGATTCATGTTAGTCTGAGGGCATCTCGAACAGCCCCGACGTAAACAGGAGCCTGGATTCAGGTACAGATCCGATGCATAATAACTAGATTGTTCGCGAAAACGTAAACACGATTCAAATATACGTCTCGGATGCGTTGGAGCAGACGTTATACGGTTGCGCCGTGTGACCGCTCGCTTTTCCCACAAGACCTCCTAGCAAAACGACCTAGGTCGATGCGTTTTCTCAAGCGCGCCAGACGACGAggcatcgcttcggcagtctgcaccATGTTAATGATGATGTCTCGCGTGGCGAGCGGCTGCCGCCCACATCTGCCAAGGAAATGAATGCCGTTGTCAAGCATGTCGAGTCCCTCGGCTTCCTccggcgtatataaagaggggcgcACGCTCGTCACCTCACCCCAcatcaaccctagccgccgtacAACCTCCAACGTAGTGTTGCCTCACAtctctcctctgccaccatgtttgTCATGATGAGCAGCGCGGGCGACGGCCAGGCTACTCCGCCCCCACCTCCGTCTCCACCTCTGTCTCCACCTCCCCCGACCGACAACTCCGACATCGACGAGTTCAACGACGAGAATGAAGATAGCGTGAATGACGTTATcgacacggcgatgaacacgaagtTCATGGCTGACTCGgagcaggaagcagaggaggaacggGTGACCCACGTGGTGTTCGGCGCGGTGCAGCATCACCGCCGGGAGGCGGCGACCACAGAGGAGGAGTCGAACGACAACGACTGGAGCCTGACCCGAAGGTGAAGGCGGcgaagcggggggggggggcttagTTGCGCCCTTCGAGACGCTGAAGAAGGCCGAGCATGAAGCCAACGAAGGCGCTGCGGCATCGACTAGTAGAGGAAACGGCGGCCCACCAAGCCCTGGCGACTGCGCAGCGGATGGACCTATGGGCGGGGGCGAAGAAGCGGAGGAGAGAGGGAGGCAACAACGGGGTCGTGTCGTCAACCGTCCCAAGGGGCGATAAGTAGGCTAGGGGCCTAGCcgttttcatttttgtatttgtttattcttattttctgtttatttcatATATAAATTATGCTTTTCAATTGAATAAAAAATGTTGAAAAAATAATATGCGTCCGACGACTATAAGCACCTTCAAACGCAAACAGACGCGCGACCAAACATGACCATTTTCGTATCCACAGGACCGACTCAAACACAGGCACCCAGTTACTTTTGGCATCCGATTTGCTCGGCCAGGTGGAAGGCTGGCTTCTCACTGGAGCGGAGCAAGGACCAGGCAACGGGCGCGCGGCTCAAGTGTCCTAGTTGTTTCCCATGCTACGCGCAATACTGCAACAGAAAGAGGCTGTTCACGGGATATTAGAGAAGCTTCCCCGGAGCACCACCCTTTCTTCTGGAAGCAAAACGCCAATCTAAAAATTAGAAAACAGAGCTTATGCTCATGTATTGGCGCTATACAGAGTTACAGTAGAATCCAAGATCCTAGACTGCTACTTGCTTCACCATTACGGGAAGAGAGCAGGGTGGTATGCCTGTGGGAGATTGTCTCGAACACATGGGGTGCGCGCACAGAGAGGAGAGCAGCCGCCGTTCACCATTACGAGAAGAGAAGCTACGCTAAGGGGGTATCGGAGCAAATCGAGCGATCCTATTCCTAGCAAACTATTGGGTGAATTCTAGTGCTAGCAGAGGAGTAAGTAATTGGAGCGGACAAACAAAAGCGAGTGGGGGAGCATGCACCTGGTGGAGGCGTACTCGTAGAGCTTGCCGGCGGGGGAGAAGACGAGCAGCGCGACCTCGGCGTCGCAGAGGAGGGAGAGCTCGAAGGCCTTCTTGAAGAGCCCCGAGCGGCGCTTGGAGAAGCGCACCTGGCGGCTCGTCCGGTCCTCGATCCGCCGCAGCTCCACCCGCCCCCGCCGCGTCATGTCCACTAGCTAGGTAGCCTGCTCCGGCCGCCGCTCGTCTATGTCTGGGTGGTTGGAAGGGATCAGGGGGTGTGTGCCGGCCGGTGAGGAGGGGAGTGGGGGAAGGAGAGGGACGGGTCGTGTTGGGACGACACGGGCCCATCCGGTTGACGACTCGCTGTACACCTCAGACACGCGCTCGTGGCTTATCTTGGGCAGCTGCATGTCcccattgtgttgtgtaggtcggTATCCACTGGGTCCTACTATATCAGCAAGTGCTGTATTTTATTCTTCACTTTCTTGATGTCACTAATAAAATACGGATAATGAAATGACTGACGAATAAACTTTATGTACTGATAAAATATAGcaacatgatatatatataacACTAGCGAAAACTTTGAAAGGTCGACGCAGAACCTACTACACGGGCTTCGTTTTGTAAAGATCAATCAAGAACACTTAGTAAATTCCAGATTAGGAATACGGGGGCTGAACCAAATCCCTGGGCCCTGGGGCCAGGTAAACTTAGTAAATTCCAGATCAGGAATACGGGGGCTGAACCTGCTCACCAGTCACCAACTTTTTCAAACGGGACCGGGACAGGTGCCACTCGTCAGCCGCGTAGGACCGTTCTGCAGTAATGCGGCTGATGACTCAGCCCATCCTTATCCACCAACCTACACAGTACACGCTgtaaaaagaagaagagaactcGCCGCTGGGACAGAAATCCAGGTGAAGCCCGATGAGCCGAAAGTAGTAAAATGCTGTGAGGATAAGAATACCATGAAAGGCAAGTTTTACTTGGATTGTATGGTCCAGAGATAGTACTATTTGTGCAACTACAATGGCGACGCGCGAAAGCAGGAGAAATTTGTTTGTAGCGTTTAACTTTATCACGTTACTCCATTTTTAATTTGCTCTTTTCTTCTCCACGTTAACCTCGCGTGTgaatgaactataatttgtaaggcCCATCTCAAGTGGAGGCCCGCATTTTGGACATAAAAAATGGTCAGTTTGGTCCGTTTGAGGTTATCGCGTGGACAGAAATATACTTTTGTACGTTTGAGGTGCTTTGAGTCTCTAACAATGATCTTCATttaataaaatttaaatttaaataaaatattcGCACGCAACCAACGATGTACACCACTACCGTGCAAATTTACAATACGAAATTATTTATATTTTAAGCATAACAAAAATGAAAATTTGCATAAGTCTAGCCCATAGGCACGAACTAATCAGTCGAAAGGGCCACACTCTCTCCTCATTATTGACACACATGCATTTGTGCGGCatttaggccatctccaacgcggcggaaCACATTCCACGCCCGCGCTTTCGGATGGGTCGAAATAGACAAAATCGCGGCCCAGAATGTGGATCCATCCAAAACCGGATAGGTCGAAACATACAAAATCTGGGCcgtgtttgcgtggccgcggatgccaGGAGCTGGTcggtcgcgtcctccccttgtccttcCCTGGTCCGCGTGTCATTGGGACTTAATTTCGTTTTACATTAAAATGAAATATATTACATTTTCTTAATAGTAGGTACTACTATCCTAGCTATCTCACCGCCGACTCGCCGTCGTGGccatggatttcactcgacgcgggcgtccTGTAcgtgtgaggattccactccatgtTACCAGCTGGGTGGTCCGGCGGCGGCCTTCTTGCGGCGTTCCTCCACGgccgccctccttcttgccgtccTCGCAGCTTGGGtgagctcgcgctccgcctcttgCGGCGTTAGGATCCGCTTCCCGCACAACGAGAGCTCGCATGCGGCGGCTCGTTCCACAGCGTCCcgtgcctccaggcggacgcggccggcgtccCGGACCTCGTGGTTCTCCTACCGACGATGCAGGCGTTCTTGGTGACCGAGCTCCGCCTCCGCAGCATCCTACTGGGCGCGCCGGTCGGGCCAGggcagctggaggaggcggcgggctgCTTGCCGAGCGAAGagctcgttcttccggccgatGAGGTCGCCTAAACGGCGACGACTGGCCCGGACGGAGGCCTCGTGCTccctcgtcacgcgcgtgagctcgacgagacgctcctcgatggcgacgttgagcttcgccatctcgaggTCATGGGCGAAATCCTCCGCGTCGACGGCCGTGACGGCATCCACCTCCTTCTTCGCGGCGGGGGCCGATCCCTccaccgcggcctcgtaccagccatcGTAGGCCTCGTGCCAGCCGtctgcggccgcctccaccagctcCGCGTCCTCTGCCTTCTTCGCCGCCCCCTCGAACGCGACGCGGATCGCCtcatcgtcggcgacccaccgcgcgtcctgccgctcctcctcctccgtccgcgggaaccgggcgtgggcggcgagggagagcttggaccACATGgtctgcagggtgcgcggcatggcgatggagggggagagggcgccggagaaggtagNNNNNNNNNNNNNNNNNNNNNNNNNNNNNNNNNNNNNNNNNNNNNNNNNNNNNNNNNNNNNNNNNNNNNNNNNNNNNNNNNNNNNNNNNNNNNNNNNNNNaaaggtaagtgaccaaatatgaggtgccaaaaataattcaagaaaagaaagttttacaagtacatagaggatgacatgcgggtcccggctagcagcagcggtatcaccgtttgagaggcggcaggggatcgaaagaaaaaggcaagtgaccaaatttgaggtgccaaaaaaaactccaagaaaagaaagttttatagtacatagaggatgacatgcgggtcccatttagcaacagcggtatcaccgtttgagaggcggcggggatcgaaagaaaaaggtaagtgaccaaatatgaggtgccaaaaataattcaagaaaagaaagttttatagtacatagaggatgacatgcgggtcccgagttagcaacagcggtatcaccgtttgagaggcggcaggggatcgaaagaaaaaggcaagtgaccaaatttgaggtgccaaaaaaactccaagaaaagaaagttttatagtacatagaggatgacatgcgggtcccatttagcagcagcggtatcaccgtttgagaagcggcaggggatcgaaagaaaaaggcaagtgaccaaatttgaggtgccaaaaaaactccaagaaaagaaagttgattgcacatagaggatgacatgcgggtcccatttagcagcagcggtctcaacgtttccaaggcggcaagggatcaaaagaaaaaggaagtagccgaaatcgggggtcaaaaaatccaagaatagaaagaattttggttcatagaggatgacatgcgggacccatgatcctgcatcgtaaacggctcgatcggagaacgttgaacgagatggcgcgatcgagaaaaaaaacaatgccagagaggctgccatctgggacctacatccctcggcggtgcggatttgcgttgactcggccggcgaacccgagatttcgagatgcaccacgtcccgggccaccatacgcgacgttttggccgctttcgtcgggctaggtggcctcaaaaacgagaaaaaaaagttttgacatgcaccacggagggaccaaaaatcgtcggccatggtacaccagcaaccacggcgcgacttcaacttcgtcggccatggcaacttttcttgtagtgagataTTATGCAAAGTGCATCATGTAATATGTGCCTACGGTACTAGAGAGGAAACTATCGTTCGTCATGTGGTAGTATGAGTGGTGCTAAGTGACATAACATGCCGGTGTGCTATCCAGGTGGGTAATGGGGATAAGAAGAgattcactaagctcatatcaATATACATGGGGAAACCCTTAACCGTGAgtgtcatgggcatacccttcgggtacccattattaccatacccggctcggcccaatatggagaaggcccaagaaggcaactcgaagaagtagtcgactaggactcttgtaaaatcctaggctggttgcatatataaagctagccagggcacccattGAGGGGGGaagatagatagacaacatagctccgctacggcggcaccctgtaaacatactagattgctagcagcacgtatggatcctccaccgaggggacccgaagctgggtatatcgtgtgcccaatctcgctccggaatctccatcgtcgctctctcccgaaatccaagtctacaatacgta contains:
- the LOC124667934 gene encoding MADS-box transcription factor 51-like, whose amino-acid sequence is MTRRGRVELRRIEDRTSRQVRFSKRRSGLFKKAFELSLLCDAEVALLVFSPAGKLYEYASTRCMLPHSLLFVRSNYLLLC